One genomic segment of Amycolatopsis granulosa includes these proteins:
- a CDS encoding LCP family protein, protein MSSAPRHRWRPAAYTAVGLASLLVLAGTGYAWTQLSRLDSGLATANVIAPSARVPAGPSLSVDQNILLVGLDSRTDAQGDPLPQSLLDQLHAGDASDGGDTTDTMMVVHVPAGGGSATAISIPRDSYVQLAGGYGKHKINSAYTYGKQAALSTLRAQGVSGAELEREADAAGARTTIETVEEFTGLAINHYAAINLAGFYALSNAVGGVPVCLKEPVHDTYSGADFPAGKQTLSGAQALAFVRQRHGLPSGDLDRIARQQAFLSGMAQVVLGSGTLTDPSRLSALVDAVRQSVVLDQGWDVLTFAEQLHNLSAGAITFATIPVQSLSLSTPDDGDAVQVDPGQVRDFLAALMGRTGPATASTSATPTTVARQAADAAPAPATTPAAPVPPTSSTDMSGCVN, encoded by the coding sequence ATGTCGTCTGCTCCGCGTCACCGTTGGCGCCCGGCCGCTTACACCGCCGTGGGGCTGGCGTCACTGCTCGTGCTCGCGGGCACCGGTTACGCCTGGACCCAGCTGTCCCGGCTGGACAGCGGTCTGGCGACCGCCAACGTCATCGCGCCCTCGGCCCGGGTCCCGGCCGGGCCGAGCCTGTCGGTGGACCAGAACATCCTGCTCGTCGGCCTCGACTCCCGCACCGACGCGCAGGGTGATCCGCTGCCGCAGAGCCTGCTCGACCAGCTGCACGCCGGCGACGCGAGCGACGGCGGGGACACCACCGACACGATGATGGTCGTGCACGTCCCGGCGGGTGGCGGCTCGGCCACCGCGATCAGCATCCCCCGCGACTCCTACGTGCAGCTTGCCGGCGGATACGGCAAGCACAAGATCAACTCGGCGTACACCTACGGTAAGCAGGCCGCGCTGAGCACCCTGCGTGCACAGGGGGTGAGCGGGGCGGAACTGGAACGCGAGGCGGACGCGGCGGGGGCGCGCACCACGATCGAGACGGTCGAGGAGTTCACCGGGCTCGCCATCAACCACTACGCCGCGATCAACCTGGCCGGGTTCTACGCCCTGAGCAACGCCGTCGGCGGCGTGCCCGTCTGCTTGAAGGAGCCGGTGCACGACACCTACTCCGGCGCCGACTTCCCGGCCGGGAAGCAGACGCTGTCCGGTGCGCAGGCGCTGGCGTTCGTGCGGCAGCGGCACGGGCTGCCCAGCGGCGACCTCGACCGCATCGCCCGGCAGCAGGCGTTCCTGTCCGGGATGGCGCAGGTGGTGCTGGGCAGCGGAACCCTCACCGACCCGTCGCGGCTGTCCGCGCTCGTCGACGCGGTGCGCCAGTCGGTCGTCCTCGACCAGGGCTGGGACGTGCTCACCTTCGCCGAGCAGCTGCACAACCTGTCCGCGGGCGCGATCACCTTCGCCACGATCCCGGTGCAGAGCCTGAGCCTGTCCACCCCCGATGACGGTGACGCGGTGCAGGTCGACCCCGGCCAGGTGCGCGACTTCCTCGCCGCCCTGATGGGCCGCACCGGGCCGGCGACCGCCAGCACCTCCGCGACGCCCACGACCGTCGCCAGGCAGGCCGCGGATGCCGCCCCCGCCCCGGCCACCACCCCGGCCGCGCCGGTCCCGCCCACCTCCAGCACCGACATGTCGGGTTGCGTGAACTAG
- a CDS encoding DUF3140 domain-containing protein, whose translation MTTQSHVDEALWDEFHRVVNMSSRELADWLRVRSAGPHSEELPDQAGTKTGQRVLEILGKRRTDLTEDDERVMRKVVEKVHAERRDDLEPTAGQENWRHRLMTIGHDPLKGAG comes from the coding sequence ATGACGACCCAGTCGCATGTGGACGAAGCGCTGTGGGACGAGTTCCACCGCGTGGTGAACATGTCCTCCCGGGAGCTGGCGGACTGGCTGCGGGTCCGCTCGGCCGGCCCGCACAGCGAGGAGCTGCCGGACCAGGCGGGCACCAAAACCGGCCAGCGGGTCCTGGAAATCCTCGGCAAGCGCCGCACGGACCTGACCGAGGACGACGAACGCGTGATGCGCAAGGTGGTGGAGAAGGTGCACGCCGAGCGCCGGGACGACCTGGAGCCGACCGCCGGGCAGGAGAACTGGCGGCACCGGCTGATGACGATCGGGCACGACCCGTTGAAGGGAGCCGGCTGA
- a CDS encoding nuclear transport factor 2 family protein, translated as MDTSWARKFTEDWVTAWNAHDLESVLAHFTDDVVFTSPVAAQLVDTAVIRGKDALRAYWREGLRRIPDLRFEVVGVYSGVDMLVINYRNQKGGLVSEVLRFDGPLVREGHGTYLGEDSNPAGATS; from the coding sequence ATGGATACGAGCTGGGCGCGGAAGTTCACCGAGGACTGGGTCACCGCGTGGAACGCGCATGACCTGGAGTCCGTGCTGGCGCACTTCACCGACGACGTGGTGTTCACCTCGCCGGTCGCGGCACAGCTCGTGGATACCGCGGTGATCCGCGGCAAGGACGCGTTGCGCGCGTACTGGCGCGAGGGCCTGCGCCGGATCCCCGATCTGCGCTTCGAGGTCGTCGGCGTCTACTCCGGGGTGGACATGCTGGTCATCAACTACCGCAACCAGAAGGGCGGTCTGGTCAGCGAGGTGCTGCGGTTCGACGGCCCACTGGTGCGCGAGGGCCACGGCACCTACCTCGGCGAGGACTCGAACCCGGCCGGCGCGACGTCCTGA
- a CDS encoding ATP-binding protein has protein sequence MPDVTRGAGNLPSELTSFVGRRRELAETRRLLASARLVTLTGASGVGKTRLALRAAADVRRAFPDGVWFVPLAELRDPALLAYTIATTLGLTDQAGAQVAGLAEFLEDQRVLLVLDNCEHVLDACAVLVAKLLSATSSVRVLATSRQLLRADGEQVLVVPPLPVPSAGEPAVEAVTLFAERAAAVVPGFTVDSSNRDTVVRICRRLDGIPLALELAAVRLRVLSLGQLLERLDDRFRLLTGGSRSAPGRQQTLEAAIAWSFDLCTGAEQAVWEAVSVFAGGFDLEAAEAVCAAAGIDAGEVLDLVAGMVDKSILARLDGTFGRSARYGMLETLREFGDVKLVASGREEAVRGAQVDYVVRLTRRYRDENFGPHQLEWVERMRREQPNVRVALEHCMSGGPEGACRAAEITGPLWDYWFAGGYVREGYRWLRASLARDAGCDLLVHARAVQGAAFAAIQIGDEEPARAMLAELRELAEALDDDGLRAGWAQCAGAGTFYLGDLVGGRQLLEQALAGFRRTGDLAQVCNTLILLAAVLFYLDEPAGLPVAEEALALCETHQADWSKAYALWAVAIHTWRHGDHRRASALLREAIGMRLTDRTQLALNLSALAWCAGAGGEHERAAGLLGAASAIWRLSGAAVSETRPHQQFEQECEARAREALGDDAYHAAFAATSGGGVDEAIAYALAEKPAGPRPARRSRESSPGGLTRREREIAELVADGLSNKQIAARLVIAQRTAETHVENILTKLGFTSRAQIAAWLTEQRAGEDGT, from the coding sequence ATGCCCGACGTCACGCGCGGCGCAGGCAACCTTCCCAGCGAGCTCACCAGTTTCGTGGGGCGGCGCCGCGAGCTCGCCGAAACCCGCCGCCTCCTGGCTTCCGCCCGGCTGGTGACGCTGACGGGTGCGAGCGGCGTCGGGAAGACCCGGCTGGCGCTGCGCGCGGCCGCCGACGTGCGCCGGGCGTTCCCCGACGGCGTGTGGTTCGTGCCGCTGGCCGAACTGCGCGACCCCGCACTGCTGGCGTACACCATCGCCACCACGCTCGGCCTGACCGACCAGGCCGGGGCGCAGGTGGCCGGGCTCGCGGAGTTCCTCGAGGACCAGCGGGTGCTGCTGGTCCTGGACAACTGCGAGCACGTGCTGGACGCGTGCGCGGTGCTGGTCGCGAAGCTGCTGTCGGCCACCTCCTCGGTGCGGGTGCTGGCGACCAGCCGGCAGCTGCTGCGTGCCGACGGCGAGCAGGTGCTCGTGGTGCCGCCGCTGCCGGTGCCCTCCGCGGGTGAGCCGGCGGTCGAGGCGGTGACGCTGTTCGCCGAGCGCGCCGCCGCCGTGGTGCCCGGGTTCACCGTGGACTCGTCCAATCGCGACACCGTCGTGCGGATCTGCCGCCGCCTGGACGGCATCCCGCTCGCGCTCGAACTCGCCGCCGTGCGGTTGCGCGTGCTCTCGCTCGGCCAGTTGCTCGAGCGGCTGGACGACCGGTTCCGGCTGCTCACCGGCGGTAGCCGCAGTGCGCCGGGCCGGCAGCAGACGCTGGAGGCGGCGATCGCGTGGAGCTTCGACCTGTGCACCGGCGCGGAGCAGGCGGTGTGGGAGGCGGTGTCGGTGTTCGCGGGCGGATTCGACCTGGAAGCCGCCGAGGCCGTGTGCGCCGCGGCCGGTATCGACGCCGGTGAGGTGCTCGACCTGGTCGCCGGCATGGTGGACAAGTCCATCCTGGCCCGCCTGGACGGCACCTTCGGGCGCTCCGCGCGGTACGGGATGCTGGAGACCCTCCGCGAGTTCGGGGACGTCAAGCTGGTCGCGTCCGGCCGGGAGGAGGCGGTGCGCGGCGCGCAGGTGGACTACGTCGTGCGGCTGACGCGGCGCTACCGCGACGAGAACTTCGGCCCGCACCAGCTGGAGTGGGTGGAGCGGATGCGGCGCGAGCAGCCCAACGTGCGCGTGGCGCTGGAGCACTGCATGAGCGGCGGACCGGAGGGTGCCTGCCGCGCCGCGGAGATCACGGGGCCGCTGTGGGACTACTGGTTCGCGGGCGGGTACGTGCGCGAGGGCTACCGGTGGCTGCGGGCGTCGCTGGCGCGCGACGCCGGCTGCGACCTCCTGGTGCACGCCCGGGCGGTGCAGGGCGCGGCGTTCGCGGCGATCCAGATCGGCGACGAGGAGCCGGCCCGCGCGATGCTGGCGGAGCTGCGCGAGCTGGCCGAAGCCCTGGACGATGACGGCCTGCGCGCCGGGTGGGCCCAGTGCGCCGGGGCGGGCACCTTCTACCTCGGTGACCTGGTGGGCGGACGGCAGCTGCTGGAGCAGGCGCTGGCCGGGTTCCGGCGCACCGGCGACCTGGCCCAGGTGTGCAACACCCTGATCCTGCTGGCCGCGGTGCTGTTCTACCTGGACGAGCCCGCGGGGCTGCCGGTGGCCGAGGAGGCCCTGGCGCTGTGCGAGACGCACCAGGCCGACTGGTCCAAGGCCTACGCGCTGTGGGCGGTGGCCATCCACACCTGGCGGCACGGCGACCACCGCCGGGCGTCGGCGCTGTTGCGCGAGGCCATCGGGATGCGGCTGACGGACCGCACCCAGCTGGCGTTGAACCTCAGTGCGCTCGCGTGGTGCGCCGGCGCCGGGGGCGAGCACGAGCGGGCCGCCGGCCTGCTCGGCGCGGCGTCCGCGATCTGGCGGCTCAGCGGCGCCGCGGTGTCCGAAACCCGGCCGCACCAGCAGTTCGAGCAGGAGTGCGAGGCGCGCGCCCGGGAGGCACTGGGTGACGACGCCTACCACGCCGCGTTCGCCGCGACCAGCGGTGGCGGCGTGGACGAGGCGATCGCCTACGCCCTGGCGGAGAAGCCGGCCGGCCCCCGGCCGGCGCGGCGGTCGCGGGAGAGCAGTCCCGGTGGCCTGACCCGGCGGGAACGCGAGATCGCCGAGCTGGTCGCCGACGGGCTGAGCAACAAGCAGATCGCCGCCCGCCTGGTCATCGCGCAGCGCACCGCCGAGACGCACGTGGAGAACATCCTCACCAAGCTCGGCTTCACCTCGCGTGCCCAGATCGCGGCCTGGCTCACCGAACAGCGCGCCGGCGAGGACGGTACGTAG
- a CDS encoding class I SAM-dependent methyltransferase, which translates to MPTSSAHRARQIAESFGVDADRYDRARPPYPRELIDRVVAGAPGRVFLNVGCGTGIEARQFQAAGCRVLGVEPDPRMADFARRGGVEVEVSTFEDWNPAGRVFDAVVAGQSWHWVDPVAGPATAARVLRPGGLLAVFAHVFAPPPPVADAFAEAYRRLVPGSPFPAQPSGNVVDFHRAGFARFAEHIAAGHGFGEPEQWRFDWARPYTREEWLDLLATTGGLTGLAPAVRAEILDAVGTAVDALGGGFTMDYTTLAVVAVRTGQDVAPAGFESSPR; encoded by the coding sequence ATGCCCACTTCATCAGCGCACCGAGCGCGGCAGATCGCGGAATCCTTCGGTGTGGACGCCGACCGGTACGACCGCGCCCGGCCGCCCTATCCGCGTGAACTGATCGATCGCGTCGTCGCCGGGGCCCCGGGCCGCGTGTTCCTGAACGTCGGGTGCGGCACCGGCATCGAGGCCCGGCAGTTCCAGGCGGCCGGGTGCCGCGTGCTCGGCGTCGAGCCGGATCCGCGGATGGCCGACTTCGCCCGGCGCGGCGGGGTCGAGGTGGAGGTGTCCACCTTCGAGGACTGGAACCCCGCCGGCCGGGTGTTCGACGCGGTCGTGGCCGGGCAGTCCTGGCACTGGGTCGACCCGGTGGCCGGTCCGGCGACGGCGGCACGAGTGCTGCGCCCGGGCGGTCTGCTCGCGGTGTTCGCGCACGTCTTCGCGCCACCGCCGCCGGTGGCCGACGCGTTCGCCGAGGCCTACCGGCGCCTGGTGCCCGGCTCACCGTTCCCCGCGCAGCCCTCCGGGAACGTGGTGGACTTCCACCGGGCCGGGTTCGCCCGGTTCGCCGAGCACATCGCCGCCGGGCACGGGTTCGGCGAACCGGAGCAGTGGCGGTTCGACTGGGCCCGGCCCTACACCCGCGAGGAATGGCTGGACCTGCTGGCGACCACCGGCGGCCTCACCGGGCTCGCGCCCGCCGTCCGGGCCGAGATCCTGGACGCGGTCGGCACCGCCGTCGACGCGCTCGGCGGTGGCTTCACGATGGACTACACCACCCTGGCGGTGGTGGCGGTGCGCACCGGTCAGGACGTCGCGCCGGCCGGGTTCGAGTCCTCGCCGAGGTAG
- a CDS encoding TetR/AcrR family transcriptional regulator: MPTGVHIRDVRKQLFDAAGRVLLRDGASALTSRAVTAEAGVAKGVLHRHFTDFDAFLAELAGARIARIEDQAAALRAAAGTGTVAGNVTRALTELFDPVAVALTRLVLFRDELRTRLRRGRPHGIPILTEGTAMLAAYLSAECELGRVAADTDAGSLAPALIGAGHLLFTDPRPPEPADVARVVATVLADVLQRRLL, encoded by the coding sequence ATGCCGACCGGGGTGCACATCCGCGACGTGCGCAAGCAGCTGTTCGACGCCGCCGGGCGCGTCCTGCTCCGGGACGGTGCGAGCGCGCTGACCAGCCGCGCGGTGACCGCGGAAGCCGGCGTCGCCAAGGGCGTGCTGCACCGGCACTTCACCGACTTCGACGCCTTCCTCGCCGAACTCGCCGGAGCCCGGATCGCCCGGATCGAGGACCAGGCCGCGGCCCTGCGCGCGGCGGCCGGGACCGGGACCGTGGCCGGCAACGTGACCCGGGCGCTGACCGAGCTGTTCGACCCGGTCGCCGTGGCCCTGACCCGGCTGGTCCTGTTCCGCGACGAGCTGCGCACGCGGCTGCGCCGCGGACGGCCGCACGGCATCCCGATCCTGACCGAGGGCACCGCGATGCTCGCCGCGTACCTCAGCGCCGAGTGCGAGCTGGGCCGGGTCGCGGCCGACACCGACGCCGGCTCGCTCGCGCCGGCCCTGATCGGCGCCGGGCACCTGCTGTTCACCGATCCGCGACCGCCGGAACCGGCCGACGTCGCCCGCGTCGTGGCGACCGTCCTCGCCGACGTGCTCCAGCGGCGCCTGCTCTGA
- a CDS encoding alpha/beta fold hydrolase, protein MRAVKAVELGVVAGLALTRTAVRAVTGTLGRPEPAVLADPVPGAARTVIADDGVTLHAEILPAGILPADKRGAATAPVTVVLCHGYALSSASWCFQTAELARHARVVTWDQRGHGRSQRGPAAHATVDQLGRDLRAVLEQTTPDGPVVLAGHSMGGMTIMALAEQYPDLFGPRVVAVALLATSAEPVLGDLGLPRPGMRVLHRLAPWVLAALHRAGPRVGALRELTGALVARHAFASDVPPHVADFLAGMIEATPLDVLADFFPQFRVHDKVAALAALHRVDCLVLAGAEDAVTPPAHSEAIAGAVPGAELVVLPAAGHAFPMEYPDQVNDRIVALLRHHARSRPAGPGPAPA, encoded by the coding sequence ATGCGCGCGGTGAAGGCGGTGGAACTGGGCGTGGTGGCCGGGCTCGCGCTGACCCGCACCGCCGTGCGTGCCGTCACCGGCACCCTGGGCCGCCCCGAGCCGGCCGTCCTGGCCGACCCGGTTCCCGGCGCGGCCCGGACGGTGATCGCCGACGACGGCGTCACCCTGCACGCCGAGATCCTGCCCGCCGGGATCCTGCCCGCCGACAAACGGGGCGCCGCGACCGCGCCGGTCACCGTGGTGCTGTGCCACGGCTACGCGCTGTCGTCGGCGAGCTGGTGCTTCCAGACCGCCGAGCTGGCCCGCCACGCCCGCGTCGTGACGTGGGACCAGCGCGGGCACGGCCGCTCCCAGCGCGGGCCGGCCGCCCACGCGACTGTCGACCAGCTGGGCCGCGACCTGCGGGCGGTGCTCGAGCAGACCACGCCGGACGGGCCGGTGGTGCTCGCCGGGCACTCGATGGGCGGCATGACGATCATGGCGCTCGCGGAGCAGTACCCGGACCTGTTCGGCCCGCGCGTCGTCGCGGTGGCCCTGCTCGCCACCAGCGCCGAGCCGGTGCTGGGCGACCTCGGCCTGCCCCGTCCGGGGATGCGGGTGCTGCACCGGCTCGCCCCGTGGGTGCTGGCGGCGCTGCACCGCGCCGGACCGCGGGTGGGTGCCCTGCGGGAGCTGACCGGCGCGCTGGTGGCCCGGCACGCGTTCGCCTCCGACGTGCCGCCGCACGTCGCCGACTTCCTCGCCGGAATGATCGAAGCCACGCCCCTGGACGTGCTGGCCGACTTCTTCCCGCAGTTCCGCGTGCACGACAAGGTCGCCGCGCTCGCCGCGCTCCACCGCGTCGACTGTCTCGTCCTGGCCGGCGCCGAGGATGCCGTCACACCGCCCGCGCACAGCGAGGCCATCGCCGGCGCGGTGCCCGGTGCCGAACTCGTCGTCCTGCCCGCCGCCGGGCACGCCTTCCCGATGGAGTACCCCGATCAGGTCAACGACCGGATCGTCGCGCTGCTGCGGCACCACGCCCGGTCGCGCCCGGCCGGACCGGGCCCGGCACCGGCATAG
- a CDS encoding DUF3618 domain-containing protein, whose product MTAKRDTFPHDAEQARLDLELTRQELGETAEALAGKMKETAHRTQRIALGTGAGLGILVLVLVLVRRLTARR is encoded by the coding sequence ATGACGGCCAAGCGCGACACGTTCCCGCACGACGCCGAACAAGCGCGCCTCGACCTCGAACTGACCCGTCAGGAGCTGGGCGAGACCGCCGAGGCACTGGCCGGGAAGATGAAGGAGACCGCGCACCGCACCCAGCGGATCGCCCTGGGCACGGGTGCCGGGCTCGGGATCCTGGTCTTGGTCTTGGTCCTGGTGCGCAGGCTGACCGCCCGGAGGTGA
- a CDS encoding DUF402 domain-containing protein, producing MTAHAGTIHSPKIETFDVANRTNTDPKGIARAVEEYRVEPFGLYLARHTPGRAQFHYLESWLLPRLGLRVTDYWFRPGHERDQDFYLDVVSVERDGATWRTTDWYLDLVVREGERVDVLDTDELLAATGAGLLTPREAERALAITYGTVDGLAAHEYRLDRWLATRGVQLTWRRR from the coding sequence ATGACCGCGCACGCCGGGACGATCCACTCCCCCAAGATCGAGACCTTCGACGTCGCGAACCGGACCAACACCGACCCCAAGGGCATCGCCCGCGCGGTCGAGGAGTACCGGGTCGAACCCTTCGGGCTCTACCTCGCCCGCCACACGCCGGGCCGGGCCCAGTTCCACTACCTGGAGTCCTGGCTGCTGCCGAGGCTCGGGCTGCGCGTGACCGACTACTGGTTCCGCCCCGGGCACGAGCGTGATCAGGACTTCTACCTCGACGTGGTCTCGGTGGAGCGCGACGGCGCCACCTGGCGCACCACGGACTGGTACCTCGACCTCGTGGTGCGCGAGGGCGAGCGGGTCGACGTGCTCGACACCGACGAACTCCTCGCCGCCACCGGCGCCGGGCTGCTCACCCCGCGCGAGGCCGAACGCGCGCTGGCGATCACCTACGGCACGGTCGACGGCCTCGCGGCACACGAGTACCGGCTGGACCGCTGGCTCGCCACCCGCGGCGTCCAGCTGACCTGGCGCCGGCGCTGA
- a CDS encoding SMP-30/gluconolactonase/LRE family protein, with protein sequence MTSTVDQVTAPVAEHGEGPVWAPEWPSVRWVDMLAGDVLELDGDEVRRHHVGSVAAALRPGVAGGVVVAVERGFALADATLADVRPLGEVWSDPGIRMNDGGCDPDGRFYCGSMAYDETPGAAALYRLDPDGTITTVLTGVTISNGLAWSPDGGTAYYVDTATGRIDAFDYTAAAGLTHRRPVVTIPADVGSPDGLTVDAEGNLWVALWGGGAVHCYAPGGAQLARVALPVTQVSACTFGGTDLSELYITTSRQGVGEGTQPEAGALFRVRPGVRGMPAHRYSGC encoded by the coding sequence ATGACGTCCACTGTGGACCAGGTGACCGCACCGGTGGCCGAGCACGGCGAAGGCCCGGTGTGGGCGCCGGAGTGGCCCAGCGTGCGGTGGGTGGACATGCTCGCCGGGGACGTGCTGGAACTGGACGGCGACGAGGTCCGCCGCCACCACGTCGGGTCGGTCGCCGCGGCGCTGCGCCCGGGCGTGGCCGGCGGTGTGGTCGTGGCGGTGGAACGCGGATTCGCGCTCGCCGACGCGACGCTGGCGGACGTGCGGCCGCTGGGAGAGGTCTGGAGCGACCCCGGCATCCGCATGAACGACGGCGGATGCGATCCGGACGGCCGGTTCTACTGCGGTTCGATGGCCTACGACGAGACCCCCGGTGCCGCCGCGCTGTACCGGCTGGACCCGGACGGCACGATCACCACCGTCCTCACCGGTGTGACCATCTCCAACGGCCTGGCCTGGAGCCCGGACGGCGGCACGGCGTACTACGTGGACACGGCGACCGGCCGCATCGACGCCTTCGACTACACGGCCGCGGCCGGGCTGACGCACCGCCGCCCGGTGGTCACCATCCCCGCCGACGTGGGCTCGCCGGACGGCCTGACCGTCGACGCCGAGGGCAACCTGTGGGTCGCGCTCTGGGGCGGCGGCGCGGTGCACTGCTACGCGCCCGGCGGTGCGCAGCTCGCCCGGGTCGCGCTCCCGGTCACCCAGGTCTCCGCGTGCACCTTCGGCGGCACGGACCTGTCCGAGCTGTACATCACGACGTCGCGCCAGGGGGTCGGGGAGGGCACCCAGCCGGAGGCCGGTGCCCTGTTCCGGGTGCGGCCGGGGGTGCGCGGGATGCCCGCGCACCGCTACTCCGGCTGCTGA
- the coaE gene encoding dephospho-CoA kinase has translation MLRVGLSGGIGAGKSTVAARLVEHGAVHIDADAIAREVVEPGTEGLAKVVEAFGADVLAADGGLNRPALAAKAFADEDSRGRLNGILHPLIGARTAERMAAVPPDGIVLHDVPLLVEGGYAPNYHLVVIVDAPVETRVRRLIEQRGMPEEDARARIRAQAADEQRRAVADVWLDNSGPAGAVLPEVDRLWTERLVPFEENVRLRRPRPPRAPELVPYDPAWPAQAARALARLRLLTAGRALRVDHIGSTSVPGLPAKDVLDLQVTVSTLEQADEFADVLSEGGFLRAAGEWWDDPQGGGRPWPKRFHYGADPGRPVNVHVRSTATPAWRLALLFAAWLRANPAERDAYAAVKAELARAHAQDCSVDGYAEEKQGWVNAAFTRAEEWAERTGWSA, from the coding sequence ATGCTGCGGGTGGGACTGTCCGGAGGAATCGGCGCGGGGAAGTCGACCGTCGCGGCGCGGCTCGTGGAGCACGGCGCGGTGCACATCGACGCCGACGCGATCGCGCGCGAGGTCGTGGAACCGGGCACCGAGGGACTCGCGAAGGTCGTCGAGGCGTTCGGGGCGGACGTCCTGGCCGCGGACGGCGGGCTGAACCGCCCGGCGCTCGCGGCGAAGGCGTTCGCGGACGAGGACTCCCGCGGCCGGCTCAACGGCATCCTGCACCCGCTGATCGGCGCCCGCACCGCGGAACGGATGGCCGCGGTGCCGCCGGACGGGATCGTGCTGCACGACGTGCCACTGCTGGTTGAGGGCGGGTACGCGCCGAACTACCACCTCGTGGTGATCGTGGACGCGCCGGTGGAGACCCGGGTGCGGCGGCTGATCGAACAGCGGGGGATGCCGGAGGAGGACGCCCGCGCCCGGATCCGCGCGCAGGCCGCTGACGAGCAGCGCCGGGCGGTCGCCGACGTGTGGCTGGACAACTCCGGGCCGGCCGGAGCGGTGCTGCCCGAGGTGGACCGGTTGTGGACCGAGCGGCTGGTGCCGTTCGAGGAGAACGTGCGCCTGCGCCGGCCCCGTCCGCCGCGGGCGCCCGAGCTGGTGCCCTACGACCCGGCGTGGCCCGCGCAGGCCGCCCGCGCGCTCGCCCGGCTGCGGCTGCTGACCGCCGGCCGCGCGCTGCGGGTGGACCACATCGGCTCGACGTCGGTGCCCGGGCTGCCCGCGAAGGACGTCCTCGACCTCCAGGTGACCGTGTCGACGCTGGAGCAGGCGGACGAGTTCGCCGACGTGCTGTCCGAGGGCGGTTTCCTCCGCGCCGCGGGGGAGTGGTGGGACGACCCGCAGGGCGGCGGACGGCCATGGCCGAAGCGGTTCCACTACGGCGCCGACCCGGGGCGGCCGGTCAACGTCCACGTGCGCAGCACCGCGACTCCGGCGTGGCGGCTGGCACTGCTGTTCGCCGCGTGGCTGCGGGCGAACCCGGCCGAGCGGGACGCCTACGCCGCGGTGAAGGCCGAGCTGGCGCGGGCCCACGCGCAGGACTGCTCGGTGGACGGCTACGCCGAGGAGAAGCAGGGCTGGGTCAACGCCGCCTTCACGCGCGCCGAGGAGTGGGCGGAGCGCACCGGCTGGTCGGCCTGA
- a CDS encoding phage holin family protein encodes MSEDTGRGSTAVEDRSIAQLVQDMSQQVQRLVRDELRLATEELRQKGKRAGAGAGLAGAAGILALFGAGTLIAAAVLALALVLPAWASALIIGGALLLIGGLAGLIGKKQLSGAVPPVPQEAVSGLPKDVAAVREGMRR; translated from the coding sequence ATGAGTGAGGACACGGGTCGCGGGTCGACGGCGGTCGAAGATCGCTCGATCGCCCAGCTCGTCCAGGACATGTCGCAGCAGGTCCAGCGGCTGGTACGGGACGAGCTGCGGCTGGCGACCGAAGAACTGCGGCAGAAGGGTAAGCGGGCCGGCGCGGGCGCGGGCCTGGCCGGTGCGGCCGGGATCCTCGCGCTGTTCGGGGCGGGAACCCTCATCGCCGCCGCGGTGCTGGCGCTGGCGCTGGTGCTGCCCGCGTGGGCCTCGGCGCTGATCATCGGCGGCGCGTTGCTGCTCATCGGCGGCCTGGCCGGGCTGATCGGCAAGAAGCAGCTGTCCGGCGCGGTGCCGCCGGTGCCGCAGGAGGCCGTGTCCGGGTTGCCCAAGGACGTGGCGGCCGTACGAGAGGGAATGCGCCGATGA